Proteins encoded by one window of Catharus ustulatus isolate bCatUst1 chromosome Z, bCatUst1.pri.v2, whole genome shotgun sequence:
- the LOC117010506 gene encoding serine/threonine-protein kinase PAK 3-like isoform X2: protein MREEQSLKSLRSIVSLGQPMEKYTAFEELGRGYLVDGEVWLAMEFMDGGTLSDVLRAVYLEEGQIGAVSRECLQGLHFLHARQVIHRDLKSGNILVGMDGSVKLADFGLCAQLSPEHSKRSSRVGTPSWMAPEVVRGEAYGPKVDIWSLGIVGLEMVEGEAPYQREARLRVLELIERNGPPKLQNPRQHSPLLRDFLRCCLQADEERRWSAQELLQHPFVTAGDPASSLVALIISAKQVQEE from the exons atgagagaggagcagagcctgaagAGCCTGA GGAGCATTGTGAGTCTGGGTCAGCCAATGGAGAAATACACGGCATTTGAAGAACTTGGACGAGG ctaCCTGGTGGATGGGGAAGTCTGGCTGGCGATGGAGTTCATGGACGGCGGCACCTTGTCAGATGTGCTCAGGGCAGTGTACCTGGAGGAAGGCCAGATCGGCGCTGTCTCTCGGGAG TGCCTGCAAGGATTGCATTTCCTTCATGCCCGCCAAGTCATCCACAGAGACCTCAAAAGCGGCAACATTCTTGTGGGCATGGACGGCTCTGTGAAATTGG ctgaCTTTGGcctctgtgctcagctcagccctgagcacagcaagcGCAGCTCCAGGGTGGGCACTCCCAGCTGGATGGCGCCAGAAGTGGTGAGAGGCGAAGCCTATGGCCCCAAAGTGGACATCTGGTCGCTGGGGATCGTGGGGCTGGAAATGGTTGAAGGGGAAGCTCCTTACCAGAGGGAAGCCCGTCTGAGG GTGTTGGAACTGATTGAAAGGAACGGGCCCCCAAAGCTGCAGAACCCCAGGCAGCACTCGCCTCTCCTGCGCGACTTCCTccggtgctgcctgcaggcagatGAGGAGAGGCGCTGGTCTGCCCAGGAACTCCTTCAG CATCCCTTTGTGACCGCAGGCGatcctgcctccagcctggTTGCTCTCATCATCTCAGCCAAGCAGGTGCAGGAAGAATGA
- the LOC117010506 gene encoding serine/threonine-protein kinase PAK 3-like isoform X1, protein MILQEDMSEELALNEILAMRDNRNANIVTYLDSYLVDGEVWLAMEFMDGGTLSDVLRAVYLEEGQIGAVSRECLQGLHFLHARQVIHRDLKSGNILVGMDGSVKLADFGLCAQLSPEHSKRSSRVGTPSWMAPEVVRGEAYGPKVDIWSLGIVGLEMVEGEAPYQREARLRVLELIERNGPPKLQNPRQHSPLLRDFLRCCLQADEERRWSAQELLQHPFVTAGDPASSLVALIISAKQVQEE, encoded by the exons ATGATCCTTCAGGAGGACATGTCTGAGGAGCTGGCTCTCAATGAAATCCTGGCCATGAGGGACAACAGGAATGCCAATATTGTTACCTACTTGGACAG ctaCCTGGTGGATGGGGAAGTCTGGCTGGCGATGGAGTTCATGGACGGCGGCACCTTGTCAGATGTGCTCAGGGCAGTGTACCTGGAGGAAGGCCAGATCGGCGCTGTCTCTCGGGAG TGCCTGCAAGGATTGCATTTCCTTCATGCCCGCCAAGTCATCCACAGAGACCTCAAAAGCGGCAACATTCTTGTGGGCATGGACGGCTCTGTGAAATTGG ctgaCTTTGGcctctgtgctcagctcagccctgagcacagcaagcGCAGCTCCAGGGTGGGCACTCCCAGCTGGATGGCGCCAGAAGTGGTGAGAGGCGAAGCCTATGGCCCCAAAGTGGACATCTGGTCGCTGGGGATCGTGGGGCTGGAAATGGTTGAAGGGGAAGCTCCTTACCAGAGGGAAGCCCGTCTGAGG GTGTTGGAACTGATTGAAAGGAACGGGCCCCCAAAGCTGCAGAACCCCAGGCAGCACTCGCCTCTCCTGCGCGACTTCCTccggtgctgcctgcaggcagatGAGGAGAGGCGCTGGTCTGCCCAGGAACTCCTTCAG CATCCCTTTGTGACCGCAGGCGatcctgcctccagcctggTTGCTCTCATCATCTCAGCCAAGCAGGTGCAGGAAGAATGA